One genomic segment of Aquipluma nitroreducens includes these proteins:
- a CDS encoding DUF4831 family protein has translation MKTSIFTIILLLFTSALFATTKDDKKKDIPGSTSGAIEGVVYSLPQTGIRIHIKATRERFVNGPFCNYASKLLGIDNAPTTSSDRWNMDEMSLETFSQPDPDQVYKAQGQAAQLVSLTESGVLAGINADVNAQESKMETQSFLTKDLQNRVSFTDLSIWSFYSPTDSTKSYKMVSKNTDQKAAEAAETIFNLRNSRFALLTNADDEPLPDGKAFEVMRDELAKMEENYLALFIGKSSKQSYEFSFDYIPGEKTAKGEVFFRFSDDRGVLPKADLSGRPIVIEITKDDNLASKQNALSASANPEAGKSGLYYRMPGMSEIRIMDGSKQLAGARAPIAQFGTTAPVPENLLDGSYKLEFFPNTGAIKSITENK, from the coding sequence ATGAAAACATCTATATTCACAATTATTTTACTGCTATTTACCTCAGCTCTTTTTGCAACCACAAAGGACGACAAGAAAAAAGACATCCCAGGTTCAACTTCAGGAGCAATCGAAGGCGTGGTTTACTCTTTGCCTCAAACAGGTATTCGTATTCATATCAAAGCAACCCGCGAACGCTTCGTGAATGGCCCATTCTGTAATTACGCATCGAAACTGCTCGGCATTGATAACGCCCCAACCACAAGCAGCGACCGTTGGAACATGGATGAAATGAGTTTGGAAACATTCAGCCAACCCGATCCTGATCAGGTTTACAAAGCACAGGGACAGGCCGCCCAGTTGGTTAGTCTGACTGAGTCTGGCGTTCTTGCCGGAATAAATGCCGACGTTAATGCTCAGGAATCAAAAATGGAAACCCAATCGTTCCTGACTAAAGATCTTCAAAACAGGGTAAGCTTTACCGATTTGTCGATCTGGAGTTTCTATTCGCCGACCGACTCGACCAAAAGTTATAAAATGGTTTCGAAAAACACCGATCAGAAAGCCGCCGAAGCTGCTGAAACCATCTTCAACCTTCGCAATTCGCGTTTTGCATTGCTAACCAATGCCGACGATGAACCACTTCCGGATGGGAAAGCGTTTGAAGTGATGCGCGACGAGTTGGCTAAAATGGAAGAAAATTACCTGGCCTTGTTTATCGGAAAATCATCGAAACAGAGCTATGAATTTAGTTTTGACTACATTCCCGGAGAAAAAACGGCCAAGGGCGAAGTCTTTTTCCGCTTCAGTGACGATCGTGGCGTTTTGCCAAAAGCTGATTTATCCGGTCGGCCAATTGTAATTGAAATTACAAAAGACGACAATCTGGCTTCGAAGCAAAATGCACTGAGCGCATCAGCCAATCCGGAAGCTGGCAAAAGTGGTTTATATTACCGCATGCCTGGCATGTCCGAAATTCGGATCATGGACGGAAGCAAACAACTGGCAGGAGCCCGAGCCCCTATCGCACAGTTTGGAACTACCGCGCCTGTTCCGGAGAATTTACTCGATGGAAGCTATAAACTCGAATTCTTTCCGAACACTGGAGCCATCAAAAGTATAACTGAAAATAAATAG